From a region of the Paenibacillus segetis genome:
- a CDS encoding aldose 1-epimerase, whose translation MISLQAYEGEFQGEKAIWLKAGCYEAALLPEIGGNLIAFRDVEIGLKFLHEPDLDEMQSFKERPMIHGIPVLFPPNRYEDGRFPWDGKVHQFPVNESATGNHLHGFLYNTPWEIDEYGQTNMESYVSVSVKVDEHHDAFQYFPYHCTIRLRYSLGENGLSQRVTILNEGEEKMPCLLAFHTSVNAPFAAGSSAQDYRLKLTIGERWELNERMLPTGRFQALTPEEALMSGEGVYPFFESMDNHYTASSQNGRNRMELTDLKRQITFVYDVGTTYKQWMIWNNEAREGFFCPEPQINLVNAPLVNLPADDIGLFSLDPGEIWEESSRWYVRE comes from the coding sequence GTGATTTCACTACAAGCATATGAAGGTGAGTTTCAAGGTGAAAAGGCAATTTGGTTGAAGGCAGGGTGCTATGAAGCAGCTCTTTTACCCGAAATCGGTGGAAATTTGATTGCATTTCGTGATGTTGAAATAGGTTTGAAGTTTTTGCATGAACCTGATTTAGATGAAATGCAGTCCTTCAAAGAGAGACCTATGATTCATGGGATTCCTGTGTTGTTCCCTCCTAACCGGTATGAGGATGGCCGATTCCCTTGGGATGGTAAGGTTCATCAATTCCCCGTGAATGAAAGTGCTACAGGTAATCACTTACACGGTTTTCTTTATAATACCCCATGGGAAATAGATGAATACGGACAGACTAATATGGAAAGTTATGTATCTGTGTCGGTTAAGGTAGACGAGCATCATGATGCATTTCAATATTTTCCTTACCATTGTACGATTAGGCTTCGCTACAGCTTGGGAGAGAACGGGCTTTCCCAGCGTGTTACGATCCTTAACGAGGGTGAAGAGAAAATGCCTTGCCTACTAGCATTCCATACTTCGGTCAATGCGCCTTTTGCGGCAGGAAGTTCGGCACAGGACTACAGGCTGAAATTGACAATCGGTGAGCGCTGGGAGTTGAATGAACGGATGTTGCCGACAGGTCGTTTTCAAGCTCTAACACCGGAGGAAGCTCTTATGTCAGGCGAGGGGGTCTATCCTTTCTTCGAAAGTATGGACAATCATTATACGGCTTCATCACAGAACGGCCGGAATCGTATGGAACTGACTGATTTGAAGCGTCAGATCACGTTTGTTTACGATGTAGGAACGACTTATAAGCAATGGATGATCTGGAACAATGAAGCCAGGGAAGGATTCTTCTGCCCTGAACCGCAAATCAATCTTGTAAATGCCCCTCTTGTTAACTTGCCTGCTGATGACATTGGCTTATTCAGCCTGGATCCAGGAGAAATTTGGGAGGAAAGCAGTAGATGGTACGTCCGTGAATAA
- a CDS encoding cation-translocating P-type ATPase, whose translation MWFAKSQEEVLQELQVNAATGLTTEEAKSRLERYGPNKLEGKPKKSMIILFFEQLKDMLIYVLLGAAVVTLLIGEYVDALIILAVVILNAVIGVIQENKAEKAIEALQQMTTPKALVRRDGEVKEIASEDIVPGDIIILDAGRFISADLRLIESANLQIEESALTGESVPTDKEANAIHSDPKTPIGDKSNMAFMSTLVTYGRGEGIAVATAMDTEMGKIAKILGDDDKELTPLQKKLEELGKVLGYIAIGICVVMFVIALFQKRDLFEMFLTSISLAVAAIPEGLPAIVAIVLALGVTRMSRINAIVKKLPAVETLGSVNIICSDKTGTLTQNKMSVVKHYVSSTQNKDEPPVELIKSLVLCSDATFEEGKATGDPTEIALIVFGNEHNLVKRSLDAEYKRLSEKPFDSDRKLMSTLNVTRKGYRVHTKGAIDQLLQISTSAVVDGEVVPLTEELKLQYLKAAEAMSDEALRVLAAAYKDTDQIIEPDEMEQGLTILGFVGMIDPPRLEVKDSISEAKMAGITPVMITGDHKNTAVAIAKELGIASSIEQSMTGAEIDELSDEAFSQKINTYRVFARVSPEHKVKIIRAFKAKGNIVSMTGDGVNDAPSLKYADIGVAMGITGTDVSKGASDMILTDDNFTTIVHAIREGRNIYLNIRKTVIFLLSCNLGEVLAVLASILFFWPVPLLPTQILWVNLVTDTLPAIALGVDPGDKDVMKRKPRDPSESFFAKGAGLRAIIGGVLIGSITLFAFYLGLHEFGYSLNSSNISEDAMTNARTMSFVVLASSQLFYSLSMRSATKFIFQVGLFTNKYLLGAVIVGLVLQFGVISIPVLANAFKVQFLSLADWGWVIALGLVPLIVNEIIKLFLWGGRHGEENVEQ comes from the coding sequence ATGTGGTTTGCAAAATCTCAAGAGGAAGTACTGCAAGAGCTTCAAGTGAATGCGGCAACGGGGCTGACAACGGAGGAAGCCAAATCCAGACTTGAACGATACGGTCCTAACAAGTTGGAGGGAAAACCAAAGAAAAGCATGATCATCCTTTTCTTCGAGCAATTGAAGGATATGTTGATTTATGTGCTGCTTGGTGCTGCGGTTGTCACACTTCTGATTGGAGAATATGTAGACGCATTGATCATCCTTGCCGTTGTGATTTTAAATGCGGTGATCGGAGTTATTCAAGAGAACAAAGCCGAGAAAGCGATAGAAGCATTACAGCAAATGACCACCCCAAAGGCACTAGTCAGACGTGATGGAGAAGTGAAGGAGATAGCGTCTGAGGACATTGTACCTGGTGATATCATTATTTTGGATGCAGGCCGATTTATATCTGCCGATTTACGACTGATTGAAAGTGCGAACCTGCAAATTGAGGAATCTGCCTTAACCGGAGAATCCGTACCGACAGACAAAGAGGCGAATGCGATTCACTCCGACCCCAAAACACCAATAGGCGACAAGTCTAATATGGCGTTTATGTCCACTCTTGTTACTTATGGTAGGGGGGAAGGAATAGCCGTAGCAACAGCGATGGATACAGAAATGGGCAAGATCGCCAAGATTCTTGGCGATGATGATAAAGAATTGACTCCACTTCAGAAAAAATTGGAGGAACTCGGCAAAGTTCTCGGTTATATTGCGATTGGAATCTGTGTGGTTATGTTTGTCATCGCTTTATTCCAGAAGAGAGATCTATTCGAAATGTTCTTAACTTCGATCAGCTTAGCGGTTGCAGCTATTCCAGAAGGTCTTCCAGCGATCGTGGCTATCGTATTAGCATTGGGTGTTACCAGAATGTCACGGATCAATGCCATTGTGAAGAAGCTTCCGGCTGTCGAGACGTTAGGTTCGGTAAATATCATTTGCTCAGACAAAACAGGTACGCTTACTCAAAATAAAATGTCTGTCGTAAAGCATTATGTATCCTCGACTCAAAATAAGGATGAACCTCCTGTTGAGCTGATTAAGTCGCTTGTCTTATGTTCCGATGCAACCTTCGAAGAAGGTAAAGCTACAGGTGACCCTACGGAAATCGCTTTGATCGTATTCGGAAATGAGCATAACTTAGTTAAAAGATCTCTGGATGCCGAGTATAAAAGGCTGTCAGAAAAGCCTTTTGATTCCGATCGTAAGTTGATGTCTACATTGAACGTAACCAGAAAGGGATATCGGGTACATACCAAAGGGGCTATCGATCAGCTATTGCAGATATCCACTTCTGCAGTTGTTGATGGTGAGGTTGTGCCTCTGACTGAAGAGCTGAAGCTTCAATATCTTAAGGCTGCCGAAGCGATGTCAGATGAAGCCCTAAGAGTTCTTGCCGCAGCGTATAAGGATACCGATCAGATCATTGAACCTGATGAGATGGAGCAGGGCCTGACGATCCTTGGATTTGTAGGGATGATCGATCCACCAAGACTTGAGGTGAAGGATTCAATTAGCGAAGCGAAGATGGCTGGTATTACCCCGGTCATGATCACTGGTGACCACAAGAACACGGCGGTTGCGATTGCGAAAGAATTGGGCATTGCGAGTTCCATTGAGCAAAGCATGACAGGTGCTGAAATTGATGAACTGTCAGACGAGGCATTCTCGCAAAAAATTAATACGTATCGAGTGTTCGCCCGCGTCTCGCCTGAGCATAAGGTGAAGATTATTAGAGCATTCAAAGCGAAGGGGAACATCGTCTCGATGACAGGGGACGGAGTAAATGACGCACCTTCTTTGAAATATGCCGATATCGGGGTAGCCATGGGAATTACCGGGACCGATGTCTCCAAGGGTGCTAGCGACATGATCCTAACAGATGACAACTTCACGACGATTGTTCATGCGATTAGAGAGGGTCGAAATATTTATTTAAATATTCGGAAGACGGTTATTTTCCTATTATCGTGTAACCTGGGGGAAGTCCTGGCTGTACTCGCTTCGATCTTGTTCTTCTGGCCCGTTCCGTTATTGCCAACTCAGATTTTGTGGGTGAACCTGGTGACAGATACGCTACCGGCAATTGCACTGGGTGTTGATCCAGGTGATAAAGATGTGATGAAGAGAAAACCAAGAGACCCGAGTGAAAGCTTCTTTGCAAAAGGTGCGGGTCTAAGAGCGATCATAGGTGGAGTCCTGATTGGAAGCATTACGTTATTTGCTTTTTATCTAGGATTACATGAATTCGGGTATAGCCTGAACTCCAGTAATATCTCTGAGGATGCAATGACGAATGCAAGAACGATGTCCTTTGTGGTATTGGCATCTTCACAGCTGTTTTATTCGTTATCCATGCGGAGTGCTACGAAGTTTATTTTTCAAGTTGGATTGTTTACTAACAAGTATTTGTTAGGTGCAGTCATCGTTGGGTTGGTTCTGCAATTCGGGGTAATCTCAATACCGGTTCTAGCCAATGCTTTTAAGGTTCAATTCTTATCCTTAGCTGATTGGGGATGGGTAATTGCATTAGGACTGGTTCCCCTGATTGTGAACGAGATCATTAAGTTGTTCTTGTGGGGTGGTAGACATGGTGAGGAGAATGTAGAGCAGTAA
- a CDS encoding PadR family transcriptional regulator, which yields MNTLSYGLLSLLSFAPLSGYDLTQKIKPLWQAGHSQIYPLLASMEQQGYISYKLIEQTDKPDKKEYTITEAGLAQLRQWVEMPAEHPVLRDELHFKLYSLWLSEPQKAKELLYQRMEFCQSELDRYNEMLGGNETLREERGESHEPKATTFGRYMLIRKRIMDMESSLQFCKYALEELEI from the coding sequence ATGAATACACTCTCTTATGGTCTTCTTTCTTTATTAAGTTTTGCTCCGCTGTCCGGTTATGATTTGACGCAAAAAATCAAACCACTCTGGCAAGCTGGGCACAGTCAAATCTATCCGCTCCTTGCGAGCATGGAGCAACAAGGCTACATTTCATATAAGCTCATTGAGCAAACCGATAAACCGGATAAGAAGGAATATACCATTACCGAAGCAGGACTCGCCCAATTACGGCAGTGGGTGGAAATGCCTGCTGAGCATCCGGTTCTACGAGACGAGCTCCATTTCAAGCTATATAGTCTATGGCTCTCTGAACCGCAGAAAGCAAAGGAACTGCTATATCAGCGTATGGAATTTTGCCAAAGTGAGCTTGATCGCTACAATGAAATGCTGGGAGGCAATGAAACCCTTCGTGAGGAGCGAGGCGAATCCCATGAGCCAAAGGCCACGACTTTCGGGCGATATATGCTTATACGCAAAAGAATCATGGACATGGAATCATCTCTTCAATTTTGTAAATATGCACTTGAAGAGCTTGAAATCTAG
- a CDS encoding DHA2 family efflux MFS transporter permease subunit — protein MEGKQISKNHFWPIMTAIFFGTFVSVLSTTTINIAVPMLMDHFHTSLNTMQWMITGFMLATGVTAPLTGYLGGRFSYKRLYLCALIGFTIFSLLCAVAWGPTSLIIFRMLQGACSGLIMACTMTIIFQVMPIERRAFAVSLWSLSAMVAPAIGPTFSGWLLQYASWHWLFLINIPVGLIAIILTQTLIPYYRINVPKSFDVPGVITVVLGSLSLLTAFSQGSSWGWGSWRTLSLIVVGIILLILFVWRELTTEVPLLNLRVFSNRRFTIMVSIYSIVTVAMYTGTYLAPLFLQTVQGETPLTTGLILLPSSIVLALLSPIVGKLYPKFGPVKLISFGILFIFIGLFLMSWLGVNVSNNFIMWAMILRNFGLGFANVPSSTASMEEIPVEWSGHATSINNWVRNVLSSFAIAVFTSLLSSRSLFHSKELISSSVGDTGSIRLLSFTMGVDDVFVLGSIIVLCALPLMLLLRRSKESISAVEGAV, from the coding sequence ATGGAAGGAAAACAAATAAGCAAGAATCATTTTTGGCCTATCATGACTGCCATATTCTTCGGGACCTTTGTCTCTGTCTTAAGTACGACGACGATTAACATTGCTGTTCCTATGTTAATGGACCATTTCCATACGAGCCTGAACACGATGCAGTGGATGATTACCGGCTTTATGTTAGCTACGGGCGTTACAGCACCACTTACAGGTTATCTTGGAGGAAGATTTAGTTATAAGAGGTTGTATTTATGCGCCTTAATTGGCTTTACGATATTCTCCTTATTATGTGCTGTAGCTTGGGGGCCAACATCGCTAATTATCTTTCGGATGCTCCAAGGCGCCTGCAGTGGTCTGATCATGGCTTGTACCATGACCATTATATTTCAAGTTATGCCTATTGAACGTAGGGCGTTTGCGGTGAGTCTGTGGTCGCTGTCAGCCATGGTGGCTCCAGCAATTGGGCCGACATTTAGCGGCTGGTTACTGCAGTATGCTAGCTGGCATTGGTTATTCCTCATTAATATTCCAGTAGGATTGATTGCGATTATTCTAACTCAAACGTTGATTCCTTATTATCGGATTAATGTCCCTAAGTCATTCGATGTCCCTGGAGTCATTACCGTTGTTCTGGGTAGTCTCTCTTTATTAACAGCTTTTAGCCAAGGCAGTAGCTGGGGCTGGGGTTCCTGGAGAACACTATCTTTGATTGTTGTAGGCATCATCTTGTTGATATTATTTGTATGGCGGGAGCTAACGACGGAAGTACCGTTGCTCAATTTACGTGTATTTAGCAATCGACGGTTTACCATCATGGTGAGTATTTATAGCATTGTTACGGTAGCAATGTATACAGGGACGTATTTGGCTCCGTTGTTCCTACAAACGGTGCAAGGAGAAACACCACTTACAACGGGATTGATTCTGTTGCCCTCGTCAATCGTACTAGCGTTGCTTAGTCCGATCGTCGGCAAGCTATACCCTAAGTTTGGTCCTGTGAAGTTGATCTCCTTCGGTATTCTATTTATCTTCATTGGATTATTCCTGATGAGTTGGCTTGGCGTGAATGTCTCGAATAACTTCATCATGTGGGCGATGATATTGCGTAACTTCGGACTCGGCTTCGCCAATGTCCCAAGTAGTACGGCATCGATGGAGGAAATTCCAGTTGAATGGTCCGGTCATGCAACCTCGATTAACAACTGGGTTCGTAATGTATTAAGCTCATTTGCAATTGCCGTATTCACCTCACTATTGTCGAGCAGATCTCTATTCCACTCCAAGGAACTGATCAGTTCAAGTGTAGGAGACACAGGCTCGATCCGATTGCTCTCATTCACGATGGGGGTGGATGATGTGTTTGTTCTAGGATCCATTATTGTATTATGTGCACTGCCGTTAATGTTATTATTGCGGCGCAGCAAAGAGAGTATTTCAGCAGTTGAAGGTGCGGTATAA
- a CDS encoding EamA family transporter, translating into MWFVFAAAAATCFGLRGILYQWTSQRPIERSLLLFGVYLSGTLIALGINVFTGQPWSRGVVIGLLMGLFSFIANASMYKGYAVGKASLIALFTGLPPVIVVIAAYLLWGETLNIWQLLSFVVVILGLLLIKYSQDFKIGQLKGLQWGLLTMLFFGMTDLSSKQATLLGASTLPLLAVMYGTGATLFGTQWAINRFKASRHAVRIAAAEVEGSATYTETAPETVATPNQWSNGKTLGWGMFVGISNVAGMIFLIPAFREGVTGIVSAISAMNVVFVLLYARFYLKEIMSRREISGLTLALAGIVLLRLLA; encoded by the coding sequence ATGTGGTTTGTCTTTGCCGCCGCTGCGGCAACGTGTTTTGGGTTGCGGGGAATTTTATATCAGTGGACATCCCAGCGTCCAATTGAACGAAGTCTGCTGTTATTTGGCGTGTATTTGTCAGGGACCTTGATTGCTCTAGGAATAAACGTGTTTACAGGTCAACCATGGAGTAGAGGAGTAGTGATCGGCCTGCTGATGGGTTTGTTTTCGTTCATCGCTAATGCTTCCATGTATAAGGGGTATGCTGTTGGGAAAGCTTCGTTGATCGCATTGTTCACGGGGCTGCCACCAGTCATAGTGGTCATCGCGGCTTATCTGTTATGGGGGGAAACGTTAAATATCTGGCAGTTATTATCCTTTGTTGTGGTGATTCTCGGCTTGCTGTTGATAAAGTATTCGCAGGATTTTAAGATAGGGCAGTTAAAAGGACTTCAATGGGGTCTGCTGACCATGCTGTTTTTTGGCATGACCGATCTGTCCTCCAAGCAGGCTACACTGCTTGGAGCGTCCACACTTCCGTTGCTTGCTGTCATGTATGGAACTGGGGCGACATTATTTGGAACGCAATGGGCCATCAATCGGTTTAAAGCTTCGAGGCATGCTGTGCGCATAGCGGCCGCGGAAGTTGAAGGTTCGGCAACATATACAGAAACTGCCCCGGAAACGGTGGCAACTCCCAACCAATGGAGTAATGGCAAAACTCTTGGCTGGGGAATGTTTGTCGGGATTTCGAATGTTGCGGGCATGATATTCCTTATCCCAGCTTTCCGAGAAGGGGTTACGGGCATTGTATCGGCGATTAGTGCCATGAATGTTGTCTTTGTGTTACTCTATGCCCGCTTTTATCTCAAGGAAATCATGTCTCGTCGGGAAATAAGTGGCTTAACACTTGCATTGGCCGGAATTGTGCTTCTTCGTTTGCTGGCATAG
- a CDS encoding response regulator transcription factor: MYNVLLVDDEPIVKVALRTMISWEELGFSICATASDGVEALAFVDKFNPHIIITDLKMPNMDGLQLIKELNNRGYTGKILVASNHGEYELVREALVLGAVDYMLKISMKTDDLIRQLEKSVKLIEEEQQSQQLQETQTQQMKNNLKSVKNAILKDYFHDPDYDLKQLEQQDSITLHFSETSCYLFYITFEHSKVQSNQQRNQISASFIENIILDILKAIDDLEIIQLESKGLLLLISCDTLQYHQIVIMDFIKRIIHLIEMYISITPTIIYSDKVTGYGEAKRAFWKCKDAMQIQFYKNKTIIHPDDIRFIDTLDFVDVHDFSVQLIQNWKRSGIEAAHQIIEQLLETCKSKQINPYEVKKFIINCIHYIPLCDPNMITGDPKLLKAYIEDIEACKQIGELLSIMMLVFQSFSHKKQPIVSTQNRDIKHAIDYINSHYQHKMTLAMIANHVNLSENYLSRIFKEEVGQSIIHYINTVKMEKAAELILEDNTYVKEIAAQIGIHDQFYFTRLFKKHFGVNPSEYKEHVRSKVQPVE; this comes from the coding sequence ATGTATAATGTATTACTGGTAGATGATGAACCGATTGTTAAGGTTGCTCTTCGAACGATGATTTCGTGGGAGGAACTAGGCTTCTCCATTTGCGCAACCGCGTCTGATGGTGTTGAAGCCTTAGCCTTTGTCGACAAGTTTAATCCTCATATCATTATCACAGATCTGAAAATGCCCAATATGGATGGCTTACAACTGATCAAAGAGCTGAACAACAGAGGTTATACTGGCAAAATTCTAGTTGCCAGTAACCATGGGGAATATGAGTTAGTTCGTGAAGCGCTCGTGCTTGGAGCCGTTGATTACATGTTGAAGATCAGTATGAAGACGGATGATTTGATTCGACAATTAGAGAAATCAGTCAAGCTTATAGAGGAAGAGCAGCAGTCTCAACAGCTACAGGAAACTCAAACTCAGCAGATGAAGAATAATCTAAAGAGCGTGAAAAATGCTATTTTGAAAGATTACTTTCATGATCCGGATTACGATCTGAAACAGCTGGAACAGCAAGATTCGATCACGCTCCATTTTTCCGAAACCAGTTGCTATTTATTTTATATAACGTTTGAGCATAGTAAGGTGCAAAGTAACCAACAACGAAATCAAATATCTGCATCCTTTATCGAAAATATCATTTTGGACATCTTAAAAGCGATTGATGATCTGGAGATTATTCAACTAGAATCCAAAGGGTTGCTGCTCTTAATCTCTTGCGATACATTGCAATATCATCAAATTGTGATCATGGATTTCATTAAACGGATCATCCATTTAATCGAAATGTATATCTCCATCACCCCCACTATTATATACTCCGATAAAGTTACGGGGTACGGGGAGGCAAAACGGGCATTCTGGAAATGTAAAGACGCGATGCAGATCCAATTTTACAAGAACAAGACGATCATTCATCCTGATGATATCCGCTTTATTGATACCTTGGATTTCGTTGACGTTCACGACTTCTCAGTTCAATTAATACAGAACTGGAAACGCTCAGGTATTGAAGCAGCCCATCAAATCATCGAACAGTTACTTGAGACTTGTAAATCCAAACAAATTAATCCTTATGAAGTTAAGAAATTTATTATTAATTGCATCCACTATATCCCACTATGCGATCCAAATATGATCACCGGAGATCCAAAACTCTTAAAAGCGTATATAGAGGACATCGAGGCGTGTAAACAAATTGGGGAGCTATTATCCATTATGATGCTTGTGTTTCAATCGTTCTCGCATAAGAAGCAACCGATTGTATCGACGCAAAATAGGGATATTAAACATGCCATCGACTATATCAACTCTCATTATCAGCATAAAATGACGCTTGCGATGATCGCCAATCACGTCAATTTAAGCGAGAACTATCTATCTAGAATCTTTAAGGAAGAAGTCGGCCAAAGCATCATCCACTATATTAATACAGTAAAAATGGAGAAGGCCGCCGAGTTAATCTTGGAGGACAATACCTATGTAAAGGAAATTGCCGCACAGATCGGTATACACGATCAGTTTTATTTCACCAGGTTGTTCAAGAAACACTTTGGGGTCAACCCAAGTGAATACAAGGAGCATGTGCGCTCCAAGGTTCAACCTGTTGAATAA
- a CDS encoding sensor histidine kinase, whose protein sequence is MQRKKCKRFPSLPQIMRKFKIQNRLTIIFLVVSVIPILFIGFYSYSIYSKSINEKLSKSTFQALTLLNKNMLTELNSYQFLAGSVSTNSTIQERLAAVPGQTAPSNAAINITMDNIYRNIYPAYVQNVRIINSKREPIYELGYDGIPDDKYEDIIHQVDLNTPYDSLNYVKSYRTSNTIVLGRKINDLNNIDNQLGYVFVFIGGELFSKVILSSVDLGTGSNIMIMDKEGKIMSSSNKETLLGDSYYKDELFNQIKKQERLKNHSFTGTVNGHMQQVSYINNSQLGWYLVSTVPFSYINSETSKITTSLLIVISIIIVLCILIILVLYASILKPIRQIIAFCNQISYGDLSNRIEDYSKDEMAVLANKINSMVAKIEQLMKDQKSHQKRRRSLELQMLQSQINPHFLFNTLNSLRWLAIINQVPVLSDGISSLAELLRSTIINQDEQITIEQELQNLDNYFAIQKIRYADNFDIEYDLDKSLLHSMIPKLILQPIAENAIIHGVTDIGGKVLIQIRIYLEDEHNIAIEIMDNGKGFDTTKQGNADKLSGIGITNVAERIKLQYGDSYGLFITSTIGQGTSCKLTIPR, encoded by the coding sequence ATGCAGCGTAAAAAATGCAAGCGTTTTCCAAGTCTCCCACAAATCATGCGAAAATTTAAAATCCAGAACCGTTTAACCATCATTTTCTTGGTTGTCTCTGTGATTCCGATCCTATTTATAGGCTTCTATTCTTACTCGATCTATTCAAAATCAATCAATGAAAAATTAAGCAAATCAACATTTCAAGCTTTAACCCTGCTCAATAAAAATATGTTAACTGAACTCAATAGCTATCAATTTCTCGCCGGATCTGTCTCTACGAATAGTACGATTCAGGAACGTTTGGCTGCAGTCCCTGGCCAGACTGCTCCTAGCAATGCCGCCATTAATATTACCATGGACAATATATACAGAAACATCTATCCTGCATATGTGCAAAATGTTCGAATCATTAATTCCAAGAGAGAACCTATTTATGAACTAGGATACGACGGCATTCCCGATGACAAATATGAAGATATTATTCATCAAGTGGATTTAAATACCCCTTATGATAGTCTTAATTACGTCAAAAGCTATCGGACATCGAATACAATTGTTCTAGGTCGTAAAATTAATGACTTGAATAACATTGATAACCAATTAGGTTATGTCTTTGTTTTTATTGGTGGAGAGTTGTTCTCCAAAGTTATTCTTTCTAGTGTCGATCTGGGAACAGGCTCGAATATTATGATTATGGATAAAGAAGGTAAAATCATGTCTTCTAGTAATAAGGAGACTTTGCTTGGAGATTCCTACTATAAAGATGAACTTTTTAATCAAATTAAGAAACAAGAACGTTTGAAGAATCATTCCTTTACAGGCACTGTAAATGGGCATATGCAGCAAGTCTCATATATAAATAATAGTCAATTGGGCTGGTATCTCGTATCAACCGTTCCTTTTTCTTATATCAATTCAGAGACAAGTAAAATAACAACAAGTCTACTGATTGTAATTAGCATCATAATAGTCCTTTGTATTCTAATTATTCTGGTGTTATATGCAAGTATCCTCAAACCGATTAGACAAATTATCGCGTTCTGCAACCAAATTTCCTATGGTGATTTGTCTAATCGCATAGAAGATTACAGTAAGGACGAAATGGCTGTTCTAGCCAATAAAATTAATAGCATGGTCGCCAAAATTGAGCAGCTTATGAAGGATCAGAAGAGTCATCAAAAAAGAAGGCGTTCTCTCGAATTGCAAATGCTGCAATCGCAGATCAACCCTCATTTTCTATTCAATACACTAAATTCTTTACGATGGCTCGCAATCATCAACCAAGTTCCTGTCCTTAGTGATGGTATATCCTCACTTGCCGAACTACTACGCAGCACCATCATCAATCAAGACGAGCAAATTACGATTGAGCAAGAGCTACAGAATTTAGATAATTACTTTGCGATTCAAAAAATTCGCTATGCCGATAATTTCGATATTGAATATGATCTCGATAAATCGTTGTTACACAGCATGATTCCCAAACTCATCTTACAGCCGATCGCAGAGAATGCGATAATTCATGGAGTTACAGACATTGGCGGAAAAGTGCTCATTCAGATCAGGATTTATTTGGAGGATGAACACAACATTGCGATCGAAATCATGGATAACGGAAAAGGTTTTGATACAACAAAGCAAGGCAACGCTGATAAACTATCTGGTATCGGAATTACAAATGTTGCTGAGCGTATTAAGCTTCAATATGGTGATAGCTATGGATTATTTATCACAAGTACCATTGGCCAAGGGACAAGCTGCAAGCTAACTATACCAAGGTAA